One genomic region from Conexibacter woesei Iso977N encodes:
- a CDS encoding dipZ protein yields the protein MRVPTDTIAAPMFPAALKWLNVATLRMDKQRGRPVLLEFWDFCDPASLRTLPYLDAWDERYGEAGLRTILVQAPGFAPGQDADTVAAAIERLGISHPVLLDPELKLWQIYENQGWPSRYLFNQDLRLFEVHFGEGGYHETEAAIQELLDVGGEPVPYVRPEDDPDARIVVPTPDVEGPYSGPYEAGEVSVVLEVSEPGSASIVVNGEERAVQYTGVHSLVRHEHHEAGVLDLEVGDGVRCLATLFTPGLAE from the coding sequence GTGCGCGTCCCGACCGACACGATCGCGGCCCCGATGTTCCCGGCGGCCCTGAAGTGGCTCAACGTGGCGACGCTGCGCATGGACAAGCAGCGCGGGCGCCCGGTGCTGCTGGAGTTCTGGGACTTCTGCGACCCCGCGTCGCTGCGCACGCTGCCCTACCTGGACGCGTGGGACGAGCGCTACGGCGAGGCCGGGCTGCGCACGATCCTGGTCCAGGCGCCGGGCTTCGCGCCCGGTCAGGACGCGGACACGGTCGCGGCCGCGATCGAGCGCCTCGGGATCTCGCACCCGGTGCTGCTGGACCCCGAGCTGAAGCTCTGGCAGATCTACGAGAACCAGGGCTGGCCGTCGCGCTACCTGTTCAACCAGGACCTGCGGCTGTTCGAGGTGCACTTCGGCGAGGGCGGCTACCACGAGACCGAGGCGGCGATCCAGGAGCTGCTGGACGTCGGCGGCGAGCCGGTCCCCTACGTGCGCCCCGAGGACGACCCGGACGCGCGGATCGTCGTGCCGACGCCCGACGTCGAGGGACCGTACTCCGGGCCCTACGAGGCCGGCGAGGTCTCGGTGGTCCTGGAGGTCTCCGAGCCCGGGTCCGCGTCGATCGTCGTCAACGGCGAGGAGCGCGCGGTGCAGTACACCGGCGTGCACTCGCTGGTCCGGCACGAGCACCACGAGGCGGGCGTGCTCGACCTCGAGGTCGGCGACGGCGTGCGCTGCCTCGCCACGCTGTTCACGCCCGGCCTAGCCGAGTAG
- a CDS encoding metallophosphoesterase: MRTLVISDLHLGGRTGVDVLVRDPDALRALTRALRDVDRLVLLGDTLELRHGPAREALAAAQPVLETIGDALAPDASVALVPGNHDYALAAPWLDARTTPLGLGATAAPAATSPLAERVAGWLNRDTEVAYPGLWLRDDVWATHGHYLDPHGTVPTFERLAAGVMGRMVGQVPEPTATAEDYERILAPLYAWIHASAQRAHDGRVGAGAGRAGKAYTLLSGDGHQPLKARLLGAAFPLGIRGVNLLKLGPVSSDLSGDALRRNALDAMTAVLQRLQVDTRHVIFGHSHRTGPLPADDAGEWRTPSGTKLYNSGSWVHEPSFTGAAGSASPYWPGGAVLVTDEGPPELLRLLG, from the coding sequence ATGCGGACGCTCGTCATCTCGGACCTGCACCTCGGCGGCCGCACGGGCGTCGACGTGCTCGTCCGGGATCCGGACGCGCTGCGCGCGCTGACCCGCGCGCTCCGGGACGTCGACCGCCTCGTCCTGCTCGGCGACACGCTGGAGCTGCGCCACGGCCCGGCCAGGGAGGCGCTCGCCGCCGCCCAGCCGGTCCTGGAGACGATCGGCGACGCGCTCGCGCCCGACGCGAGCGTCGCCCTCGTCCCCGGCAACCACGACTACGCGCTGGCCGCGCCGTGGCTGGACGCGCGGACCACGCCGCTCGGCCTCGGCGCGACCGCCGCGCCGGCCGCCACCTCGCCGCTGGCCGAGCGCGTCGCGGGCTGGCTGAACCGCGACACCGAGGTCGCCTACCCCGGCCTCTGGCTGCGCGACGACGTCTGGGCGACCCATGGCCATTACCTCGACCCGCACGGCACCGTGCCGACGTTCGAGCGCCTCGCCGCGGGTGTGATGGGGCGGATGGTCGGCCAGGTCCCCGAGCCGACCGCGACCGCCGAGGACTACGAGCGGATCCTGGCGCCGCTGTACGCGTGGATCCACGCGTCGGCCCAGCGCGCGCACGACGGCCGCGTCGGCGCGGGCGCGGGCCGTGCGGGCAAGGCCTACACCTTGCTCAGCGGCGACGGCCACCAGCCGCTGAAGGCGCGCCTGCTCGGCGCCGCGTTCCCGCTCGGGATCCGCGGGGTCAACCTGCTGAAGCTCGGGCCGGTCAGCTCCGACCTCTCCGGCGACGCGCTGCGGCGCAACGCGCTGGACGCGATGACCGCGGTGCTTCAACGCCTACAGGTTGATACGAGGCACGTGATCTTCGGCCACAGCCACCGCACCGGCCCGCTGCCCGCCGACGACGCGGGCGAGTGGCGGACGCCGTCCGGAACCAAGTTGTACAACTCGGGCTCCTGGGTCCACGAGCCGTCGTTCACCGGCGCGGCCGGCAGCGCGAGCCCGTACTGGCCCGGTGGCGCGGTCCTCGTGACCGACGAGGGACCGCCGGAGCTGCTCCGGCTACTCGGCTAG
- a CDS encoding ATP-dependent Clp protease proteolytic subunit: MPLVPMVVEQSPRGERSFDIYSRLLNDRVVFLGSVIDADIANLVVAQLLHLEADDPDKDINLYVNSPGGDAYAALAMYDAMQFVSCDVATICCGIAMSGGSLVLAGGAPGKRSALPNARILIHQPHGSYQGQTTDMEIHAREAIALRHRYEEIYAHHTGQDQLRIKADIERDNYFTAQEGVAYKLIDRVVSNRREQATVRKAAGLG; the protein is encoded by the coding sequence ATGCCCCTCGTCCCCATGGTCGTCGAGCAGTCCCCGCGCGGCGAGCGCTCGTTCGACATCTACTCGCGGCTGCTCAACGACCGCGTCGTGTTCCTCGGCAGCGTCATCGACGCCGACATCGCCAACCTCGTCGTCGCCCAGCTCCTGCACCTGGAGGCCGACGACCCCGACAAGGACATCAACCTGTACGTCAACTCCCCGGGCGGCGACGCCTACGCGGCGCTGGCGATGTACGACGCGATGCAGTTCGTCAGCTGCGACGTGGCGACGATCTGCTGCGGGATCGCGATGTCCGGCGGCTCGCTCGTCCTGGCCGGGGGCGCGCCCGGCAAGCGCAGCGCGCTGCCCAACGCGCGGATCCTGATCCACCAGCCCCACGGCTCCTACCAGGGCCAGACCACCGACATGGAGATCCACGCCCGCGAGGCGATCGCGCTGCGCCACCGCTACGAGGAGATCTACGCCCACCACACCGGCCAGGACCAGCTGCGGATCAAGGCTGACATCGAGCGCGACAACTACTTCACGGCCCAGGAGGGCGTGGCCTACAAGTTGATCGACCGCGTCGTCTCCAACCGCCGCGAGCAGGCGACCGTCCGGAAGGCGGCCGGCCTGGGCTAG
- a CDS encoding response regulator, translating into MKLLIADDHGVVRGGLKLLLERQSDMEVVAEAGDGAEAVERALADRPDVCILDVTMPKLTGLQAAREIKAQAPEVAVLILSMHDDERYLFEALKAGAGGYVLKKEADQFLVDAVRAVVRGEPFLTNAAQRALVRTWIEDDATGPSEPLTPREQEVLKLIAEAHTNREIGEILHLSEKTVESHRGNLLRKLGMRDRVELVRYAIRRGLIEP; encoded by the coding sequence ATGAAGCTCCTCATCGCCGACGACCATGGGGTCGTCCGCGGCGGGCTGAAGCTGCTGCTGGAGCGCCAGTCCGACATGGAGGTCGTCGCCGAGGCCGGCGACGGCGCCGAGGCCGTCGAGCGCGCGCTGGCCGACCGCCCCGACGTCTGCATCCTCGACGTCACGATGCCCAAGCTGACCGGCCTGCAGGCCGCGCGCGAGATCAAGGCCCAGGCGCCCGAGGTGGCGGTCCTGATCCTCTCGATGCACGACGACGAGCGCTACCTGTTCGAGGCACTGAAGGCCGGCGCCGGCGGATACGTGCTCAAGAAGGAGGCCGACCAGTTCCTGGTCGACGCCGTCCGCGCCGTCGTGCGCGGCGAGCCGTTCCTGACCAACGCCGCCCAGCGCGCGCTCGTGCGCACGTGGATCGAGGACGACGCGACCGGCCCGTCCGAGCCGCTGACGCCGCGCGAGCAGGAGGTCCTGAAGCTCATCGCCGAGGCGCACACCAACCGCGAGATCGGCGAGATCCTGCACCTCTCCGAGAAGACCGTCGAGAGCCACCGCGGAAATCTGCTGCGCAAGCTCGGGATGCGCGATCGCGTCGAGCTCGTGCGCTACGCGATCCGGCGCGGGCTGATCGAGCCGTAG
- a CDS encoding sensor histidine kinase, whose protein sequence is MRKPTLATQILAINALLITATAAAAIVAARVSVDDVVGRRQALVLVAGILGMVLVNSVVLRRRFAPLDKLIDVMERIDLAAPGQRADVPEADSEDVVRLVEAFNRMLDRLEDERSRTAAAVLQGQESERARVARDLHDECNQALTAVLLRLEAHVHDAPPELEADLRETKAVAVAAMDELLRLARELRPAALDDHGLEAALRTQLERFSDQTGVPATLRCYDPLNDLPDHEQTVVYRVVQESLSNITRHAHASNVLVEVGRDHGRPIVRVVDDGVGFSTLEGNDGIGLVGMRERARLARGRLQVASAPGRGTAVELRLDRDLWSGERAA, encoded by the coding sequence ATGCGCAAGCCGACGCTCGCCACCCAGATCCTCGCGATCAACGCGCTGCTGATCACCGCCACCGCCGCGGCCGCGATCGTCGCCGCGCGGGTGTCGGTCGACGACGTCGTCGGCCGCCGCCAGGCGCTGGTCCTGGTCGCCGGCATCCTCGGGATGGTGCTCGTCAACTCGGTCGTGCTGCGCCGCCGCTTCGCGCCGCTGGACAAGCTGATCGACGTCATGGAGCGCATCGACCTCGCCGCGCCCGGCCAGCGCGCCGACGTGCCCGAGGCCGACTCCGAGGACGTCGTGCGCCTCGTCGAGGCGTTCAACCGCATGCTCGACCGCCTCGAGGACGAGCGGAGCCGGACCGCCGCCGCCGTGCTCCAGGGCCAGGAGTCGGAGCGCGCGCGCGTCGCGCGCGACCTGCACGACGAGTGCAACCAGGCGCTGACCGCCGTCCTGCTGCGCCTGGAGGCCCACGTGCACGACGCGCCGCCCGAGCTGGAGGCCGACCTGCGCGAGACCAAGGCCGTCGCGGTCGCCGCGATGGACGAGCTGCTGCGGCTGGCGCGCGAGCTGCGCCCCGCCGCGCTCGACGACCACGGCCTCGAGGCCGCGCTGAGGACGCAGCTGGAGCGGTTCTCGGACCAGACGGGCGTCCCGGCGACGCTGCGCTGCTATGACCCGCTCAACGACCTTCCCGACCACGAGCAGACCGTGGTCTACCGCGTCGTGCAGGAGTCGCTCTCGAACATCACGCGCCACGCGCACGCGTCCAACGTCCTCGTCGAGGTCGGGCGCGACCACGGCCGCCCGATCGTCCGCGTCGTCGACGACGGCGTCGGCTTCTCGACGCTGGAGGGCAACGACGGCATCGGCCTGGTCGGCATGCGCGAGCGCGCGCGCCTCGCGCGCGGGCGGCTGCAGGTCGCCAGCGCACCTGGCAGGGGCACGGCGGTCGAGCTGCGCCTGGACCGCGACCTCTGGTCCGGGGAGCGCGCCGCGTGA
- a CDS encoding SRPBCC domain-containing protein — protein sequence MELHEEIGAVRRETELDAAREDVWTLVSEPEGLATWLADEVDLDAVEPGARGTVTEHGEERHVTIEEVEPGRRVALSWCTPGGEPSLVELTLDDVEAEGDEGERRTRMVVVEIPLVTLRVVSAPAISAGGAAPGPQMALAHA from the coding sequence ATGGAGTTGCACGAGGAGATCGGCGCGGTGCGGCGGGAGACCGAGTTGGACGCCGCGCGCGAAGACGTCTGGACGCTGGTGAGCGAGCCCGAGGGCCTCGCGACCTGGCTCGCCGACGAGGTCGACCTCGACGCGGTCGAGCCCGGCGCCCGCGGCACCGTCACCGAGCACGGCGAGGAGCGCCACGTGACGATCGAGGAGGTCGAGCCCGGCCGCCGCGTCGCCCTGTCCTGGTGCACGCCCGGCGGAGAGCCGTCGCTCGTCGAGCTGACTCTCGACGACGTGGAGGCCGAGGGCGACGAGGGCGAGCGCCGCACGCGGATGGTCGTCGTCGAGATCCCGCTCGTCACGCTGCGCGTCGTCTCCGCGCCCGCGATCAGCGCCGGCGGGGCCGCTCCGGGCCCGCAGATGGCGCTCGCGCACGCCTGA
- a CDS encoding SCO family protein gives MPVRARLALMLAASFVLIGALAVVVFAKGTRDSGGPGFEGALRPPGIPPVSFALKDQDGRTATLAQYRGQPVILTFMYSTCKDTCPLTAQQIKGALDQVGKDVPTLAISVDPANDTQLNARRFVNQQGLTKRMRFLLGTRAQLQPIWKAYGIRPQGRGTGTEFDHSAYVVLVDKNGTQRVGWPVDKLTPEGLAHDLRLLLAS, from the coding sequence ATGCCCGTCCGCGCCCGCCTCGCGCTCATGCTCGCGGCGTCGTTCGTCCTGATCGGCGCGCTGGCGGTCGTGGTCTTCGCGAAGGGCACCAGGGACTCCGGCGGCCCCGGCTTCGAGGGCGCGCTGCGCCCGCCGGGCATCCCGCCGGTCAGCTTCGCGCTCAAGGACCAGGACGGCAGGACCGCCACGCTGGCCCAGTACCGCGGGCAGCCGGTGATCCTCACGTTCATGTACTCGACGTGCAAGGACACCTGCCCGCTGACCGCCCAGCAGATCAAGGGCGCGCTGGACCAGGTCGGCAAGGACGTCCCGACGCTCGCGATCTCCGTCGACCCCGCCAACGACACGCAGCTCAACGCGCGCCGCTTCGTCAACCAGCAGGGCCTGACCAAGCGCATGCGGTTCCTGCTCGGGACCAGGGCGCAGCTGCAGCCGATCTGGAAGGCCTACGGGATCAGGCCACAGGGCAGGGGCACCGGCACGGAGTTCGACCACTCCGCCTACGTCGTGCTCGTCGACAAGAACGGCACGCAACGCGTCGGCTGGCCGGTCGACAAGCTGACCCCGGAGGGGTTGGCGCACGACCTCCGGCTGCTGCTCGCGAGCTAG
- a CDS encoding alpha/beta fold hydrolase has protein sequence MAETRTPPSSISTPDGRTLVVHQGGAPDGFPIVVHHGTPAAGMVLERESAMAAERGLRVIGFDRPGYGGSDRKRGRTVADVALDAEVILDALGLERCITWGGSGGGPHALACAAMLGERCVAAFSISGVAPWDAPGLDWCARMGADNVAEFVESAKGEEALVAYLADAPYQFATVTPRDLVASIRSVVSDVDAEVMTEVIATQWVEVMQYGLTNGPSGWIDDDLAMTRPWGFDVTAPRPGGVPVEIWHGAHDLMVPAAHSQWLAKHVPGAVYRFFEDEGHVSLLERHMAVFYDAVARYTF, from the coding sequence ATGGCTGAGACCCGGACCCCTCCGTCGTCGATCTCAACGCCGGACGGGCGCACGCTGGTGGTGCACCAGGGCGGCGCACCCGACGGCTTCCCGATCGTCGTCCATCACGGAACGCCCGCTGCCGGCATGGTGCTGGAGCGCGAGAGCGCCATGGCGGCCGAGCGCGGCCTGCGGGTCATCGGCTTCGACCGCCCCGGCTACGGCGGCTCGGACCGCAAGCGCGGGCGCACCGTCGCCGACGTCGCGCTCGACGCCGAGGTGATCCTCGACGCGCTCGGTCTGGAGCGCTGCATCACCTGGGGCGGGTCGGGCGGCGGCCCTCACGCGCTCGCCTGCGCCGCCATGCTGGGCGAGCGCTGCGTGGCGGCGTTCTCGATCTCCGGCGTCGCGCCGTGGGACGCGCCCGGCCTGGACTGGTGCGCCCGCATGGGCGCCGACAACGTCGCCGAGTTCGTCGAGTCGGCGAAGGGGGAGGAGGCGCTCGTCGCCTACCTGGCCGACGCGCCGTACCAGTTCGCGACCGTCACGCCGCGCGACCTCGTCGCCTCGATCCGGTCGGTCGTCTCCGACGTGGATGCCGAGGTCATGACCGAGGTGATCGCCACGCAGTGGGTCGAGGTGATGCAGTACGGCCTCACGAACGGCCCGAGCGGCTGGATCGACGACGACCTCGCGATGACGCGGCCGTGGGGCTTCGACGTGACCGCGCCGCGGCCGGGCGGTGTGCCGGTCGAGATCTGGCACGGCGCCCACGACCTGATGGTGCCGGCGGCGCACAGCCAGTGGCTGGCGAAGCACGTCCCGGGCGCGGTCTACCGCTTCTTCGAGGACGAAGGGCACGTGTCCCTGCTGGAGCGGCACATGGCCGTGTTCTACGACGCGGTCGCGCGCTACACTTTCTGA
- a CDS encoding ArsR/SmtB family transcription factor, producing the protein MAATSQHDDPGPVFAALADPTRREVVRMLAAQPGLTASALAGELPVSRQAIAKHLAQLRDAGLAEAEVSGRETRYRLTPEPLAGAMAWMVAAGGQWDARLERLKRQL; encoded by the coding sequence ATGGCGGCCACCTCACAGCACGACGATCCGGGGCCGGTCTTCGCGGCGCTGGCGGACCCGACGCGGCGCGAGGTCGTCCGGATGCTCGCCGCGCAGCCGGGCCTGACCGCCTCGGCGCTGGCCGGCGAGCTGCCGGTCTCGCGCCAGGCGATCGCCAAGCACCTCGCTCAGCTGCGCGACGCAGGCCTCGCCGAGGCCGAGGTCTCCGGCCGCGAGACGCGCTACCGCCTCACGCCCGAGCCCCTGGCGGGCGCGATGGCGTGGATGGTCGCCGCCGGCGGCCAGTGGGACGCGCGCCTGGAGCGCCTCAAGCGTCAGCTCTAG
- a CDS encoding class I SAM-dependent methyltransferase, with amino-acid sequence MGDLEGLSDDARANRANWNATAAGWPADSALRNWAPEAVPQWGIFGVPEAELRALPQDLQLDGADVVELGCGTAYWSAWLARAGARPVGIDVSEAQLETARAMQARFGPEFPLIHASAEDVPLEDGAFDLAFSEYGASIWCDPYAWIPEAARLLRSGGYLVFLVGSVVGMLCAGDEDVPLGTELVRSQRDLHRIDWPDDDGIEFHLPHGKLMDLLRETGFEDVRLTEVYAPDDDGADPDEVVHYARRGWARRWPVEEIWSARLAAR; translated from the coding sequence ATGGGCGACCTCGAAGGGCTGAGTGACGACGCGCGGGCCAACCGCGCGAACTGGAACGCCACCGCCGCGGGCTGGCCAGCGGACTCCGCGCTGCGCAACTGGGCGCCGGAGGCGGTGCCGCAGTGGGGGATCTTCGGCGTGCCGGAGGCTGAGCTGCGCGCGCTGCCGCAAGACCTACAACTCGACGGCGCCGACGTCGTCGAGCTCGGCTGCGGGACCGCGTACTGGTCGGCGTGGCTGGCGCGCGCGGGGGCGCGGCCGGTCGGCATCGACGTCTCCGAGGCCCAGCTGGAGACCGCGCGGGCGATGCAGGCGCGCTTCGGCCCCGAGTTCCCGCTGATCCACGCGAGCGCCGAGGACGTCCCGCTCGAGGACGGCGCGTTCGACCTCGCGTTCAGCGAGTACGGCGCGTCGATCTGGTGCGACCCCTACGCGTGGATCCCCGAGGCCGCGCGGCTGCTTCGGTCCGGCGGGTACTTGGTGTTCTTGGTCGGCAGCGTCGTCGGGATGCTCTGCGCGGGCGACGAGGACGTCCCGCTCGGCACCGAGCTGGTCCGCAGCCAGCGCGATTTGCACCGGATCGACTGGCCGGACGACGACGGCATCGAGTTCCACCTCCCGCACGGAAAGTTGATGGACCTGTTGCGCGAGACCGGCTTCGAGGACGTGCGCCTCACCGAGGTCTACGCGCCCGACGACGACGGCGCCGACCCCGACGAGGTCGTCCACTACGCGCGCCGCGGCTGGGCGCGGCGCTGGCCGGTCGAAGAGATCTGGAGCGCGCGGCTCGCCGCGCGCTAG